A window of the Pogona vitticeps strain Pit_001003342236 chromosome 4, PviZW2.1, whole genome shotgun sequence genome harbors these coding sequences:
- the LOC110089471 gene encoding interferon-induced protein 44-like isoform X1, translating into MLAMFRHIRDNRRRHLRKESPPSEEETSKGADCMLKKPWRSFDLSSGGRKQLMDEIAGYKPPLKSVPKIRVLFIGQISAGKSSFFNSVDSVFQGHVLHLAATGADDKSVTRKYRTYEVKNRSTGKPLPIIFCDTMGLEEGEFASLKMDDVINILKGHIPDGYQFNPSAAMQPSAPGYIKSPSLKDQIHCVVFVIDGSKVEILSEKMEGKLKEIRQKVIELELPQLALLTKVDEISSFLKEDVSDVYKSQAVKEKMETTSRKLGMPLSQIVPVKDYCSEVELTDDVDILILLAVRQIVRFAQRYLDNISADQRPVVDYYSDSLNV; encoded by the exons ATGCTTGCAATGTTTAGACATATAAGAGACAACAGAAGAAGGCACCTCAGAAAAGAAAGCCCACCTTCAGAAGAAGAGACCAGCAAAG gtgCTGACTGTATGCTGAAAAAACCATGGAGGTCATTTGATCTGTCATCTGG aggaagaaaacaaCTGATGGATGAGATCGCAGGATATAAGCCTCCCTTAAAATCTGTGCCAAAAATCCGGGTTCTGTTCATTGGGCAAATTAGTGCTGGGAAGTCCAGCTTTTTCAACTCAGTAGATTCTGTTTTCCAGGGCCACGTGCTTCATCTTGCAGCGACAGGAGCAGATGACAAAAGTGTGACAAGGAAG TACAGGACCTATgaagtgaaaaacagaagcaCTGGAAAGCCATTGCCCATCATCTTCTGTGACACCATGGGGCTAGAAGAAGGAGAATTTGCCAGCCTGAAAATGGATGATGTGATCAACATATTAAAAGGACACATTCCTGATGGGTATCAG tttaatcCAAGTGCAGCTATGCAACCAAGTGCCCCCGGCTACATTAAGTCTCCATCACTGAAGGACCAGATTCACTGCGTTGTGTTTGTCATTGATGGATCCAAGGTTGAAATCCTCTCTGAGAAGATGGAAGGAAAGCTAAAAGAAATTCGACAAAAAGTTATTGAGCTTG AATTGCCACAGCTTGCATTACTTACTAAAGTGGATGAAATTTCCTCTTTTCTTAAAGAAGATGTTTCAGATGTGTACAAAAGCCAAGCTGTTAAAGAAAAG ATGGAGACAACATCACGAAAACTTGGCATGCCTCTGAGTCAGATAGTTCCTGTAAAAGATTACTGTTCAGAGGTGGAGCTCACAGATGATGTTGATATCCTTATTCTTTTGGCCGTGAGGCAGATTGTGCGCTTTGCCCAACGATACCTTGATAATATCTCTGCAGATCAAAGACCTGTGGTGGattattattctgattctttAAATGTTTAA
- the LOC110089471 gene encoding interferon-induced protein 44-like isoform X2: protein MDEIAGYKPPLKSVPKIRVLFIGQISAGKSSFFNSVDSVFQGHVLHLAATGADDKSVTRKYRTYEVKNRSTGKPLPIIFCDTMGLEEGEFASLKMDDVINILKGHIPDGYQFNPSAAMQPSAPGYIKSPSLKDQIHCVVFVIDGSKVEILSEKMEGKLKEIRQKVIELELPQLALLTKVDEISSFLKEDVSDVYKSQAVKEKMETTSRKLGMPLSQIVPVKDYCSEVELTDDVDILILLAVRQIVRFAQRYLDNISADQRPVVDYYSDSLNV, encoded by the exons ATGGATGAGATCGCAGGATATAAGCCTCCCTTAAAATCTGTGCCAAAAATCCGGGTTCTGTTCATTGGGCAAATTAGTGCTGGGAAGTCCAGCTTTTTCAACTCAGTAGATTCTGTTTTCCAGGGCCACGTGCTTCATCTTGCAGCGACAGGAGCAGATGACAAAAGTGTGACAAGGAAG TACAGGACCTATgaagtgaaaaacagaagcaCTGGAAAGCCATTGCCCATCATCTTCTGTGACACCATGGGGCTAGAAGAAGGAGAATTTGCCAGCCTGAAAATGGATGATGTGATCAACATATTAAAAGGACACATTCCTGATGGGTATCAG tttaatcCAAGTGCAGCTATGCAACCAAGTGCCCCCGGCTACATTAAGTCTCCATCACTGAAGGACCAGATTCACTGCGTTGTGTTTGTCATTGATGGATCCAAGGTTGAAATCCTCTCTGAGAAGATGGAAGGAAAGCTAAAAGAAATTCGACAAAAAGTTATTGAGCTTG AATTGCCACAGCTTGCATTACTTACTAAAGTGGATGAAATTTCCTCTTTTCTTAAAGAAGATGTTTCAGATGTGTACAAAAGCCAAGCTGTTAAAGAAAAG ATGGAGACAACATCACGAAAACTTGGCATGCCTCTGAGTCAGATAGTTCCTGTAAAAGATTACTGTTCAGAGGTGGAGCTCACAGATGATGTTGATATCCTTATTCTTTTGGCCGTGAGGCAGATTGTGCGCTTTGCCCAACGATACCTTGATAATATCTCTGCAGATCAAAGACCTGTGGTGGattattattctgattctttAAATGTTTAA